A DNA window from Arachis duranensis cultivar V14167 chromosome 3, aradu.V14167.gnm2.J7QH, whole genome shotgun sequence contains the following coding sequences:
- the LOC107479820 gene encoding potassium transporter 3, with translation MNSDDADRDNRGSSTVVPYGSQRSSSTTVDGRFQRKALLFLSYQSLGYLFGDLSTSPLYVYQSIFAGKLQHIQNEEVIFGAFSLIFWTLSLISLLKYAIIMLNADDNGEGGTIALYSQLCRNAKFCLLPNHQASDEELSAYHKPGCSNRSIPPSPLKKFVEKHKRSKPALLLFVLLGACMAICVGALMPAISVLSSVEGLRIEAKITDNSMIPFISCVLLVGLFVLQHRGADKVAFMFPPIMILWLLSIFAVGIYNVIKWNPRVYKALSPYYIYKFFSVTGKDGWANLGGVFLCVTGTEAMFADLGYYRQAPIRVSFCCVVYPCLILQYMGQAAFLSKNLSAVPISFYASIPDILFWPVFVVAALAAIVASQGVISSTFSIVQQCHAFECFPRVKAVHSRRWIHGQTYIPEINWVLLIISLVMTVGFGDKNHIGYAYGIASLIVMFVTTWLMSLVINIVRHQSLLLAIGFVLFFGSIEVLFLSSYCTKIPKGGWVPLVLSALFMVVMYAWHYGSRKKYLFDMHNKVSMKWILTLGPSLGIVRVPGLGLIYTELATGIPASFTHFLTNLPAFYQVVVFVCIKTVPVPSVPHKERYLIGRVGPKSFRLYRCIVRNGYKDVYSHENDFENELVMSIAEYIQLEAEGCSGSQEGSVDGRMAVVRTSGKFGTRLLMSESASGSEEGSSTSLPGALTVTSSKSPALKKLQSMYEQESPELNNRRRIRFELINTIYKDPRVKEELMELVEAKRAGAAYVIGHSHVKAKWNSSFLKQFTINLYSFLRKNCRSPAVGLNIPHICLIKVGMNYHV, from the exons ATGAACTCAGACGATGCCGACAGAGACAATCGGGGTTCATCTACCGTGGTACCTTATGGTTCCCAACGGAGTTCATCGACCACG GTGGACGGCAGATTTCAACGTAAAGCACTTCTGTTTCTGTCATACCAGAGTTTAGGCTATTTGTTTGGAGATCTGAGCACCTCCCCTCTGTATGTCTATCAAAGTATATTTGCTGGAAAGCTGCAACATATTCAAAATGAGGAAGTGATATTTGGTgcattttctttgattttttggactctctctctcatttcttTGTTGAAGTATGCTATTATCATGTTGAATGCAGATGATAATGGTGAAG GGGGAACTATTGCTTTGTATTCCCAGCTTTGCAGAAATGCCAAATTTTGTTTGCTTCCTAACCATCAAGCATCTGATGAGGAGCTTTCTGCATATCACAAGCCTGGTTGTTCAAATAGAAGTATACCACCGTCACCTCtgaaaaaatttgttgagaaaCACAAGAGGTCAAAACCGGCGCtgcttctttttgttttattgggTGCTTGTATGGCAATTTGTGTTGGTGCACTCATGCCTGCCATTTCAG TTCTCTCATCAGTTGAAGGTCTGAGGATCGAAGCAAAGATTACAGACAACA GTATGATACCTTTTATTTCTTGTGTTCTGCTGGTTGGACTCTTTGTTCTGCAACACCGTGGTGCCGACAAGGTTGCCTTCATGTTTCCTCCCATAATGATCTTATGGTTACTGTCTATTTTCGCGGTTGGCATTTACAATGTAATCAAGTGGAATCCAAGAGTATATAAGGCTCTTTCTCCATATTATATATACAAGTTCTTTTCGGTTACAGGAAAAGATGGATGGGCCAATCTAGGAGGAGTGTTTCTGTGTGTTACGG GGACTGAAGCTATGTTTGCAGACCTTGGGTACTACAGACAAGCACCTATAAGG GTTTCATTTTGTTGTGTCGTTTATCCATGTCTTATTCTTCAGTATATGGGACAGGCTGCTTTTCTTTCAAAGAATTTATCTGCGGTGCCCATAAGCTTTTATGCTTCTATTCCAG ATATCCTATTCTGGCCAGTATTTGTGGTGGCTGCTTTGGCAGCAATAGTTGCAAGTCAGGGTGTCATCTCTTCAACATTCTCAATTGTCCAACAATGTCATGCATTTGAATGTTTCCCTCGTGTTAAAGCAGTGCATTCCAGAAGGTGGATTCATGGTCAGACATATATTCCTGAGATAAATTGGGTACTTTTGATAATTAGCCTGGTTATGACAGTTGGTTTTGGAGACAAGAACCATATAGGATATGCTTATG GGATTGCGAGTCTGATTGTGATGTTTGTGACCACATGGTTGATGTCACTAGTCATCAACATTGTAAGGCATCAAAGTCTTCTACTTGCTATAggatttgttttattttttggttcaaTTGAGGTTCTCTTCCTTTCGTCTTACTGCACGAAAATCCCAAAAGGTGGTTGGGTTCCACTTGTACTCTCTGCACTCTTTATGGTTGTTATGTACGCCTGGCATTATGGTTCaaggaaaaaatatttatttgacaTGCATAACAAAGTTTCAATGAAGTGGATCCTCACACTGGGTCCTAGTCTTGGGATTGTTAGGGTTCCGGGACTGGGGCTTATATATACTGAATTGGCTACTGGAATCCCTGCCAGTTTTACCCATTTCTTGACAAATTTGCCAGCTTTTTACCAAGTGGTTGTTTTTGTCTGTATTAAGACCGTACCTGTGCCTTCTGTGCCCCACAAGGAACGTTACCTAATTGGCAGAGTAGGTCCCAAATCTTTTAGATTATACCGGTGCATTGTTCGTAATGGCTATAAAGATGTCTACAGCCatgaaaatgattttgaaaatgagCTGGTAATGAGTATAGCAGAATACATTCAATTGGAAGCAGAAGGTTGTTCTGGAAGCCAGGAGGGTTCGGTGGATGGCCGGATGGCTGTGGTTAGGACATCAGGTAAGTTTGGGACAAGATTGCTAATGTCAGAATCTGCATCTGGATCTGAAGAAGGCAGCAGTACAAGTCTTCCTGGGGCTTTGACTGTTACTAGTAGCAAATCCCCTGCACTGAAGAAGCTGCAGTCCATGTATGAGCAAGAATCGCCCGAACTCAACAACAGACGCCGGATTAGGTTTGAGTTGATCAATACAATATACAAAGATCCACGAGTTAAGGAAGAACTCATGGAACTTGTTGAAGCTAAACGTGCTGGAGCAGCATATGTAATAGGTCATTCTCACGTGAAGGCCAAGTGGAACTCATCATTCTTAAAGCAGTTCACCATCAACCTTTATTCTTTCCTCCGGAAAAATTGTCGCTCTCCTGCTGTAGGCCTAAACATTCCTCATATTTGTCTCATTAAGGTTGGAATGAATTACCATGTCTAG